The Bacillota bacterium genome includes the window GACGTGCCGCCTGACGAAATCCGCAAGGCCGTCACCATCCAGTATTGCCGGCGCTACGGCGTCGAGGTACGGCTCGGCGCTGCCGGCAGCGGCTTCGAGGGGCTCGACCTGGTGGTGGCCGGGTCGGTGGCCGTCACCCGCCGGGGTGCCCGCTCCGGCAAGGGCGAGGGCTACAGCGATCTGGAGTACGCCATTCTCCGGGAACTGGGCCACGGGGAGATTCCCGTCGCCACCACCGTGCACCCGGTCCAAATCGTCGATGAACTTCCCGCGGAACCCCACGACCTGTCCGTTGACTTTGTCGTGACCCCGGATGAGGCCATCGAGACCCACACCCCCTACCCCAAGCCGGCCGGCATCGACTGGGGCCGCCTCACCGAGGAGGACCTCCGCGCCATGCCGGTCCTCCAGGAGCTTCGCAGAGTCCGGTGGGAGGCCCTCACAGTGGCGGACGTCATCGGATCCGGGCTGGCTGTCCTCTTCGTCGGCCTCAACCCGGGGCGGTGGAGCGCCGCCCGGGGCCATCACTTCGCAGGCCCCGCCAACCACTTCTGGAGGTTGCTGCATGAGGCGGGCTTCACGCCCGAGCGGCTCTCACCCGACCGGGAAAGGGAGCTTTTGCGCCACGGCATCGGCATCACCAACGTGGTGAGCCGGGCCTCCCGGGGCGAGACCGACCTCTCCTGGGAGGAGCTTGTGGCCGGAGGCGCAACGCTGAGAGAGAAGGCCGCGCGCTTTCGTCCCCGGGTGGTGGCCCTGCTGGGGCTCAACGTGTACCGGGCGTATGCGGGCCTGGGCCGCGGCGCCGCCGTGCAGTGGGGGCTGCAGGAGAGGCAGACCGTGCCGGGCGTGCTGGAGTTCGCCGCCGCCAATCCCTCAAGCCGCAGCACCGTGCCCTACAGCGTGAGGCTCGACCAGTTCCGAACGCTGCGCGCTATTG containing:
- a CDS encoding 5-formyltetrahydrofolate cyclo-ligase, with protein sequence MISKDEVRKIAYERLKEAGAARFPFPIDGRIPNFRGAEAAAERLRALPVYQRARAVKVNPDAPQLPVRAMALRDGKVLYIPSPRLRGAFVRLRPEDVPPDEIRKAVTIQYCRRYGVEVRLGAAGSGFEGLDLVVAGSVAVTRRGARSGKGEGYSDLEYAILRELGHGEIPVATTVHPVQIVDELPAEPHDLSVDFVVTPDEAIETHTPYPKPAGIDWGRLTEEDLRAMPVLQELRRVRWEALTVADVIGSGLAVLFVGLNPGRWSAARGHHFAGPANHFWRLLHEAGFTPERLSPDRERELLRHGIGITNVVSRASRGETDLSWEELVAGGATLREKAARFRPRVVALLGLNVYRAYAGLGRGAAVQWGLQERQTVPGVLEFAAANPSSRSTVPYSVRLDQFRTLRAIAFARPAAGQ